A genome region from Coffea arabica cultivar ET-39 chromosome 7e, Coffea Arabica ET-39 HiFi, whole genome shotgun sequence includes the following:
- the LOC113702469 gene encoding germin-like protein subfamily 1 member 7, protein MEAAGFLVMLAILLVSSSSFSYAYDNNPLQDFCVAVPDTSAAVFVNGKICKNPKQVTTDDFLATGFNNPASTNNSLGFGVKVADVNLIPGLNTLGLTVLRVDFEPDGVVPPHTHPRATEVIVVLEGTIYAGFVTSNPTDNTKNKLFAKILKPGDVFVFPIGLVHFQRNVGETKGKGIVAFNSQNPGVITIGNAVFGTDPHIAPEVLTKSFQLDKKVIEYLRSKF, encoded by the exons ATGGAGGCTGCTGGCTTCCTGGTGATGCTTGCCATTTTGTTGGTTTCATCGTCATCATTTTCTTATGCTTATGATAACAATCCTTTACAGGATTTCTGCGTTGCCGTGCCCGATACGTCAGCAGCTG TGTTTGTGAATGGAAAGATCTGCAAGAACCCAAAACAGGTAACAACTGACGATTTCCTCGCTACGGGCTTCAACAATCCAGCAAGTACCAACAATTCCTTAGGATTTGGGGTAAAGGTGGCTGATGTTAATCTAATACCCGGCCTCAACACTCTCGGTCTCACTGTACTTCGTGTTGACTTTGAGCCAGATGGTGTTGTTCCTCCTCACACACATCCTCGTGCTACTGAGGTCATCGTGGTATTGGAGGGTACAATCTATGCTGGTTTTGTCACCTCCAATCCAACTGATAACACAAAAAATAAGTTGTTCGCTAAGATTTTGAAACCTGGAGATGTCTTTGTCTTCCCAATTGGCCTAGTTCATTTTCAAAGAAATGTGGGGGAAACAAAGGGCAAGGGAATTGTGGCCTTTAATAGCCAAAATCCCGGTGTCATCACAATTGGAAATGCAGTTTTTGGGACAGACCCGCATATTGCTCCTGAAGTCCTCACTAAATCATTTCAGCTGGACAAGAAAGTAATCGAGTACCTCCGGTCGAAGTTCTAG